A section of the Enterococcus montenegrensis genome encodes:
- a CDS encoding carboxylate--amine ligase — MNVYGMARAFYEEYGMKSTAYASFQLAPTKYSKIVDVNVIAGFDQDPVFSEKLLELANSKYNDPSIKYLLVACGDGYAELLSQHKEDLKDYYVFAANDYSLFEKLINKVSFYDICEKYQLPYPKTLIITKDMVAAGKLNQELPFDFPVALKPANSVEWLSVDFEGRKKAFIIDNLTEFNTILDRLYKAGYQSEMIAQDFIPGDDSNMRVLNAYVDQKGNTRFMFLGHPLLEDPAPAAVGNYVVIVPDQNDEIYQTIKSFLEKINYVGFANFDMKYDRRDGQYKLFEINLRQGRSSFFVTLSGFNLAKYVTEDLVFNSVFRKTEYGRKDNPKAKVWLGVPKKVFRKYAKDNADKQYAEKLIKAGRYGTTLFYDKDSSIRRYVLMKYAFHNYVTGFKKYFSEKEG, encoded by the coding sequence ATGAATGTTTATGGCATGGCCCGAGCTTTTTATGAAGAATATGGCATGAAGTCAACGGCGTATGCTTCTTTTCAATTAGCGCCAACAAAGTACAGTAAAATTGTGGATGTAAATGTGATTGCAGGCTTTGATCAAGATCCTGTTTTTAGTGAGAAATTACTGGAATTGGCTAATTCTAAGTACAATGATCCAAGTATAAAGTATTTATTAGTAGCCTGCGGGGACGGCTATGCAGAATTACTGTCCCAACACAAAGAAGATTTGAAAGATTATTATGTTTTTGCTGCCAACGATTATTCCTTATTTGAAAAATTAATTAATAAAGTTAGTTTTTATGATATTTGTGAAAAATACCAGCTGCCTTACCCCAAGACATTGATCATTACAAAAGATATGGTCGCAGCGGGAAAATTAAATCAAGAATTACCTTTTGATTTTCCTGTAGCGTTAAAACCAGCGAATAGTGTGGAATGGTTGTCTGTAGACTTTGAAGGTCGTAAAAAAGCTTTTATCATTGATAATTTGACAGAGTTCAATACGATTTTAGATCGTTTATATAAAGCTGGTTACCAAAGTGAAATGATTGCTCAAGACTTTATTCCCGGGGATGACAGCAATATGCGGGTATTAAACGCATATGTCGATCAAAAGGGTAACACGCGTTTTATGTTTTTGGGTCATCCTTTATTAGAAGATCCAGCACCGGCGGCAGTTGGCAATTACGTTGTGATCGTACCGGATCAAAATGACGAAATTTACCAAACCATTAAAAGTTTTTTAGAAAAGATTAATTACGTTGGCTTTGCCAATTTTGATATGAAATACGATCGCCGTGACGGGCAATATAAATTGTTTGAAATTAACTTGCGTCAAGGGCGTAGCAGCTTCTTTGTAACCTTAAGCGGATTTAATTTAGCAAAATATGTGACCGAAGACTTAGTATTTAATAGCGTCTTTAGAAAGACTGAATATGGACGTAAGGATAATCCCAAGGCAAAAGTTTGGCTTGGCGTACCAAAAAAAGTTTTTCGCAAATATGCTAAAGACAATGCAGATAAACAATACGCGGAAAAACTAATCAAAGCTGGCCGTTATGGCACAACGTTATTTTATGATAAAGATTCATCTATTCGTCGCTATGTATTGATGAAATACGCTTTCCACAACTACGTGACAGGCTTTAAGAAATACTTCAGTGAGAAAGAAGGCTAA
- a CDS encoding CdaR family protein: protein MNSSRKSNILYGFLALVFSLILFFNANGRNVQTTLNTNPENFEETVNKVQIHPVYDSDKYYILGFDPYVSVKLSSANRIQLNAEANPDTRGFRVVCDLTGLGEGTHEVKLRIQNGSSAVGYTINPTKVTVTIEKKVTQSFKIHPVVSSSNLGEGFSVDSVTVKPEEAQITTGEKTLAQIDRVVATIDPSKTASADFEEKATIEALDKEGNRLSVVSDPQEAQVIVKVKAPEKIVSLYASQVGTLPNGISHYDFKLDTLSTVLRGPQSKLDGIESLALPVDITNITEKTTREVVVPTEDGIVASPKTVKVEITPVHNTTSTSTTNSSSRQSQTSSSVTETTPATTTVETSETSQSAVDATANE from the coding sequence ATGAATTCAAGTCGCAAAAGCAATATCTTGTATGGCTTCTTAGCGTTGGTTTTCAGCTTGATTTTATTTTTTAATGCCAACGGACGTAATGTTCAAACGACATTGAACACAAATCCGGAAAATTTTGAAGAAACAGTTAATAAAGTGCAAATTCATCCGGTTTATGACTCGGATAAATATTATATTCTAGGCTTTGATCCGTATGTTTCGGTGAAATTAAGCAGTGCCAATCGTATCCAATTAAATGCTGAAGCAAATCCGGATACCAGAGGATTCCGTGTCGTTTGTGATTTAACCGGATTAGGAGAAGGTACCCATGAAGTGAAATTACGGATTCAAAACGGCAGTAGCGCTGTGGGCTATACGATTAATCCAACTAAAGTTACCGTGACGATTGAAAAGAAAGTAACGCAATCTTTTAAAATCCATCCGGTTGTTTCTTCTTCTAATTTAGGGGAAGGGTTCTCAGTTGATAGTGTAACGGTAAAACCAGAAGAAGCTCAGATTACCACTGGTGAAAAGACGTTAGCCCAAATTGATCGCGTAGTTGCAACAATTGATCCTTCTAAAACAGCTAGTGCTGACTTTGAAGAAAAAGCAACGATTGAAGCATTGGATAAAGAGGGGAATCGTTTGAGTGTTGTTTCAGATCCCCAAGAAGCACAAGTTATTGTAAAAGTAAAAGCGCCAGAAAAAATTGTCAGTCTGTATGCTTCGCAAGTAGGGACATTGCCTAATGGGATTTCCCATTATGATTTTAAATTAGATACCCTTTCAACGGTGCTAAGAGGACCACAATCAAAACTTGATGGAATTGAAAGTCTCGCGCTACCGGTGGATATTACGAATATTACAGAGAAAACAACCAGAGAAGTGGTTGTTCCAACCGAAGATGGCATCGTCGCATCACCAAAGACAGTCAAAGTAGAAATCACGCCGGTACACAATACAACAAGCACGTCAACGACGAATTCCTCTAGTAGACAGTCACAAACTTCTTCTAGCGTAACTGAAACAACTCCAGCGACAACTACGGTGGAAACCAGCGAGACAAGTCAATCAGCTGTTGATGCAACGGCAAATGAATAA
- the rapZ gene encoding RNase adapter RapZ encodes MQDNLKLVIITGMSGAGKTVAIQSFEDMGYFCIDNMPPSLIPKFWELIKESGKVTRIALVVDLRSRSFFEEIQEMLVDIENTNFIDTQVLFLDASDEELVSRYKETRRVHPLAMDGLITEGIRKERAILEDLKTKATFVVDTTNLTPRQLREKINQEFKTSSEGGFRIEMISFGFKYGLPIDADIVMDVRFLPNPHYIPELRPLTGKDQAVYDYVMSFPETEQFYQQFYQLLETIMPGYVKEGKSSLTIAIGCTGGQHRSVALTERVGQALSKNYKVNITHRDKDKRKETVNRS; translated from the coding sequence ATGCAAGACAATTTAAAATTAGTCATTATTACTGGTATGAGTGGTGCCGGTAAAACAGTGGCAATTCAAAGTTTTGAGGATATGGGCTATTTTTGTATCGACAATATGCCGCCGTCTTTAATTCCTAAATTTTGGGAACTGATTAAAGAATCTGGTAAAGTAACGAGAATTGCCTTGGTTGTTGATTTACGCTCCCGTTCTTTTTTTGAAGAAATTCAAGAAATGTTAGTGGATATCGAAAATACAAATTTTATTGATACGCAAGTTCTTTTCTTAGATGCTTCAGATGAAGAACTGGTTTCCCGGTACAAAGAAACCAGACGAGTGCATCCATTAGCTATGGATGGTTTAATTACAGAAGGTATCAGGAAAGAGCGGGCTATTTTAGAAGATTTGAAAACCAAAGCAACATTTGTGGTAGATACGACTAATTTAACCCCTCGCCAATTAAGAGAAAAAATTAATCAAGAATTTAAAACGTCTAGTGAAGGCGGATTTCGCATTGAAATGATTTCTTTTGGTTTTAAATACGGTCTGCCAATTGATGCGGATATTGTGATGGATGTTCGCTTTTTACCCAACCCACATTATATTCCAGAGCTACGTCCATTAACTGGTAAAGATCAAGCGGTGTATGATTACGTAATGTCTTTTCCAGAAACTGAGCAATTTTATCAACAATTTTATCAATTGTTGGAAACCATTATGCCTGGTTATGTCAAAGAAGGGAAAAGTAGCTTGACGATTGCAATCGGATGTACCGGTGGCCAACATCGTTCGGTTGCATTAACTGAGCGAGTGGGCCAAGCATTAAGTAAAAATTATAAAGTTAATATCACGCACCGCGATAAGGATAAACGTAAAGAGACGGTGAATCGCTCATGA
- the cdaA gene encoding diadenylate cyclase CdaA, whose amino-acid sequence MSFSIQELFNIDYWKQMFNVDIFSWNFFVNILDILVVWYIVYKLIQLVRGTKAIQLFKGVAIFIAIRFGAELIGLHTLSWLMDQVITYGVIAAIVIFQPEIRRGLEHLGRSTLFKTTKQEQKEDEQLITSLDKAIQYMSKRKIGALITIERNTGLEEYIETGIALEADITGELLINIFIPNTPLHDGAVIIRNDKIAVSCAYLPLSESMLIPKEFGTRHRAAVGISEVSDAVTVVVSEETGGVSITLNNQLLSELSQEEYLKILHRELIPEEKTETKKNQLQSFIESIAKGGKK is encoded by the coding sequence ATGTCATTTAGCATTCAAGAATTATTTAATATCGATTATTGGAAACAAATGTTTAATGTCGATATTTTTTCTTGGAACTTTTTCGTTAATATTTTGGATATTCTGGTTGTCTGGTATATCGTCTATAAGTTAATCCAACTTGTTCGCGGCACCAAAGCAATTCAGCTATTTAAAGGAGTAGCAATTTTTATTGCGATCCGGTTTGGAGCTGAACTCATTGGTTTGCATACTTTGTCTTGGTTGATGGATCAAGTTATTACCTATGGAGTGATAGCGGCTATTGTCATTTTCCAGCCTGAAATAAGACGTGGGTTGGAACATCTTGGACGTAGTACCCTCTTTAAGACGACCAAACAAGAGCAAAAAGAAGATGAACAGCTGATTACATCACTAGACAAAGCGATTCAATATATGTCCAAACGTAAAATTGGTGCGTTAATCACCATTGAAAGAAATACGGGTTTAGAAGAGTATATTGAAACAGGGATTGCATTAGAGGCGGATATAACAGGTGAGCTTTTGATTAATATTTTCATACCCAATACGCCACTACATGATGGTGCAGTCATTATTCGCAATGACAAAATTGCTGTTTCTTGTGCGTATTTGCCATTATCAGAAAGTATGTTAATTCCAAAAGAATTTGGCACACGCCACAGAGCTGCAGTTGGGATTAGTGAAGTTAGTGATGCGGTTACCGTAGTTGTTTCAGAGGAAACTGGTGGGGTAAGTATTACTTTGAATAATCAACTGTTGTCAGAATTATCCCAAGAAGAATATTTGAAAATTTTACACAGAGAATTAATTCCAGAAGAAAAAACAGAGACAAAGAAAAACCAGCTGCAATCCTTTATCGAAAGTATCGCTAAAGGAGGTAAGAAATGA
- a CDS encoding thioredoxin domain-containing protein — MDITIINANETNGDVGIIIGNKNAKKTLVEFINLRCPYCRQWFLEHEDLLNQEVASGNLKRVIKLYDKDKESLQRGNVMHQYVTKGDATKALADIKKIFLSQDLWGDLSLDSVVKFAESDLKLANYADELTQKAIMDEAKRANIQFVPTMIIDNHIFDEGISEATLLEYLHQ, encoded by the coding sequence TTGGATATCACAATTATTAATGCAAACGAAACAAATGGCGATGTGGGAATTATAATTGGCAATAAAAATGCGAAAAAAACACTTGTAGAATTTATTAACTTACGCTGTCCTTATTGTCGTCAATGGTTTTTAGAACATGAAGATTTATTAAATCAAGAAGTGGCAAGTGGTAATCTAAAACGGGTTATAAAACTCTACGATAAAGACAAAGAAAGCTTACAGCGGGGTAATGTCATGCACCAGTACGTCACAAAAGGTGATGCGACAAAAGCTTTAGCAGATATTAAAAAAATCTTTTTATCCCAAGATTTATGGGGAGATTTATCTTTAGATTCTGTTGTTAAATTTGCTGAAAGTGACTTGAAATTAGCCAACTATGCCGATGAGCTGACTCAAAAAGCGATTATGGATGAGGCAAAAAGAGCCAACATTCAATTTGTCCCGACAATGATTATCGACAATCATATTTTTGATGAAGGAATTAGTGAGGCTACATTATTAGAGTATCTTCATCAATAA
- the whiA gene encoding DNA-binding protein WhiA, whose translation MSFAADVKKELTTLEVHKEHAKAELAALIRMNGSVSLSNHQFVLNVQTENAAIARRIYSLLKDHFGVRSELLVRRKMKLKKNNVYIVRLKEKTQEVLNELAIMDGLMFQTHISDEIMGNAQKMRSYLRGAFMASGSVNNPETSRYHLEIYSLYEEHNQDICEMLNYYDLNARTLDRRNGYISYLKGAEKIADFLTLIGATNSMLKFEDVRIVRDMRNSVNRLVNCETANLNKTIDAASKQIENIEFIEQRVGLQALPEKLQEIAELRLEHPEVSLKELGEMIPSGAISKSGINHRIRKINEFADRLREQAS comes from the coding sequence ATGTCATTTGCTGCGGATGTAAAAAAAGAATTAACGACTTTAGAAGTGCATAAAGAACATGCAAAAGCTGAATTAGCAGCTTTAATTCGGATGAATGGGTCGGTGAGTTTAAGCAACCATCAATTTGTCTTAAACGTCCAAACAGAAAATGCTGCGATTGCTCGACGGATTTATTCGTTATTAAAAGATCATTTTGGGGTGCGTAGCGAACTATTAGTACGACGCAAGATGAAATTGAAAAAAAATAATGTCTATATCGTTCGTTTGAAGGAAAAAACGCAAGAAGTTTTAAATGAACTTGCGATTATGGATGGTCTGATGTTTCAAACCCATATTTCTGATGAGATTATGGGAAATGCCCAAAAGATGCGTTCTTATTTGCGGGGAGCTTTTATGGCGTCTGGGTCGGTGAATAATCCGGAAACGAGTCGGTATCATTTGGAAATTTATTCGCTTTATGAAGAGCACAATCAAGATATTTGTGAAATGCTCAATTATTATGATTTAAATGCGCGAACTTTAGATCGACGGAATGGCTATATTTCATATTTAAAGGGAGCCGAAAAGATTGCCGATTTTTTGACGCTAATTGGTGCTACAAATTCCATGTTGAAATTTGAGGATGTCAGAATTGTCCGAGATATGCGCAACTCGGTTAACCGTTTGGTGAATTGTGAGACCGCTAATTTAAATAAAACAATTGATGCAGCGTCAAAACAAATCGAAAATATTGAATTTATCGAACAACGGGTGGGGTTGCAGGCTTTGCCTGAAAAATTACAAGAGATTGCCGAGTTACGCTTGGAACATCCTGAGGTAAGTTTAAAAGAGCTGGGCGAGATGATTCCTTCTGGTGCTATTTCAAAGTCGGGAATTAACCACCGCATTCGCAAAATTAATGAATTTGCTGATCGATTACGAGAGCAGGCAAGTTAA
- a CDS encoding gluconeogenesis factor YvcK family protein, giving the protein MKMKTYRIRKPKVVVVGGGTGLPVILRGLRNQGIDITAVVTVADDGGSSGEIRDSIAMSPPGDLRNVLVALSDMPKLYADIFQYRFKKSDKFLANHALGNLIIAAMSEMRGSTYEAIQLLTKMMHVDGNIYPSSEKPLVLHAVFKDGTQAIGESKIAIDRKTIDHVFVRNQDGDSEPRAARKVVSSIMEADMIVLGPGSLFTSILPNLMISEIGQALLETKAETVYICNIMTQKGETEHFTDANHVQVLHQHLKKPFVDTVLVNTEKVPEGYMDPEVYDEYLVQVKHDFKALRKEGCRVVSADFLQLRDGGVFHDGEKVVEELLRILY; this is encoded by the coding sequence ATGAAAATGAAGACGTATCGAATCCGCAAACCAAAAGTGGTAGTAGTCGGTGGCGGAACGGGACTACCAGTCATTTTACGGGGATTACGAAATCAAGGAATTGATATTACAGCTGTTGTCACTGTTGCTGATGACGGAGGAAGCAGTGGCGAAATTCGCGACTCCATTGCCATGTCGCCACCAGGAGATTTACGCAATGTATTAGTCGCGTTATCTGACATGCCCAAACTTTACGCAGATATTTTTCAATATCGTTTTAAAAAAAGTGATAAGTTTTTGGCAAATCACGCCCTTGGAAATTTGATTATTGCAGCGATGTCTGAAATGCGTGGCAGTACGTATGAAGCAATTCAATTGTTAACAAAAATGATGCACGTTGACGGCAATATCTATCCTTCTAGTGAGAAACCATTAGTTTTGCATGCGGTTTTTAAAGATGGTACCCAAGCGATTGGGGAGTCTAAAATTGCCATCGATCGTAAAACAATTGATCATGTTTTTGTCCGTAATCAAGACGGAGATAGTGAGCCTAGAGCGGCTCGAAAAGTAGTATCTTCGATTATGGAAGCAGATATGATTGTTTTAGGACCCGGTAGTTTATTTACAAGTATTTTGCCGAATTTGATGATCTCAGAAATTGGACAAGCGCTTCTAGAAACAAAAGCAGAAACAGTTTATATTTGCAATATCATGACCCAAAAAGGAGAGACCGAGCATTTCACAGACGCCAATCACGTTCAAGTTCTTCATCAGCATCTAAAGAAACCTTTCGTGGATACTGTTTTAGTAAATACAGAAAAGGTTCCTGAAGGATATATGGATCCAGAAGTTTACGATGAATATTTGGTGCAAGTAAAACACGATTTTAAAGCGTTGCGAAAAGAAGGTTGTCGCGTTGTCTCGGCTGATTTTTTACAGTTGCGAGATGGTGGGGTTTTCCATGATGGTGAAAAAGTTGTAGAAGAATTGTTACGTATTTTGTATTAA
- the uvrA gene encoding excinuclease ABC subunit UvrA, with product MANDKIVIHGARAHNLKNIDVTIPRDELVVVTGLSGSGKSSLAFDTLYAEGQRRYVESLSAYARQFLGQMDKPDVDSIDGLSPAISIDQKTTSKNPRSTVGTVTEINDYLRLLYARVGHPICPNDHIEITSQSVEQMVDEVLTLPERTKIQILAPIVYQKKGQHKKVFELIQKEGYVRVRVDGEIYDISEVPELEKNLKHEIAIVIDRIVVKDGIRSRLFDSFEAALHLAKGYAVVDVIGQEEKLFSEHYSCPYCGFTVGELEPRLFSFNAPFGACPECDGLGVKLEVDLDLVIPDQSKTLREGAIVPWNPISSQYYPEMLAQACDSFGIDLDTPFEKLPEEQQQIVLRGSNGETFHFHYENDFGGIRDVEVPFEGVLTNIKRRYHETNSDFTRDQMRLYMTELTCEACHGYRLNPQALSVQVNGTHIGEVSEKAIHGALNFFETVRLTEQEQMIAKPILKEIGDRLNFLQNVGLDYLTLSRAAGTLSGGEAQRIRLATQIGSNLSGVLYILDEPSIGLHQRDNDRLLDSLRKMRDLGNTLIVVEHDEDTMRAADYLIDVGPGAGAQGGEIVAAGTPAEVAANPNSITGQYLSGKKVISVPEQRRKGNGNKLKITGAAENNLKNVNVEFPLGKFIAVTGVSGSGKSTLVNEILKKALAQKINRNSNKPGKFKKMTGYESIEKIIDIDQSPIGRTPRSNPATYTSVFDDVRDLFAKTNEAKIRGYKKGRFSFNVKGGRCEACRGDGIIKIEMHFLPDVYVPCEVCHGKRYNSETLEVHYKGKNIAEILDMTVEDAVEFFKHIPKIHRKLQTIVDVGLGYVTLGQPATTLSGGEAQRMKLASELHKNSNGKSFYILDEPTTGLHTDDIARLLKVLERLADAGNTVLVIEHNLDVIKSADHVIDLGPEGGDGGGMIIAKGTPEQIAKVKESYTGHYLKKVLV from the coding sequence ATGGCAAATGATAAAATCGTGATTCATGGCGCCAGAGCCCATAATTTAAAAAATATTGATGTTACGATTCCTAGAGATGAGCTAGTTGTAGTGACGGGTCTTTCCGGGTCAGGAAAGAGTTCACTTGCTTTTGATACGTTATACGCTGAAGGACAGCGGCGCTATGTGGAAAGTTTATCGGCTTATGCTAGACAATTTCTAGGGCAAATGGATAAACCAGATGTTGATAGTATTGATGGCTTAAGTCCAGCTATTTCTATTGATCAAAAAACAACGAGTAAAAATCCGCGTTCAACAGTTGGGACAGTCACAGAAATTAATGACTACTTGCGCTTGTTGTATGCTCGTGTTGGGCACCCGATTTGTCCCAATGATCATATTGAAATTACGAGTCAGTCAGTTGAACAAATGGTAGATGAGGTTCTAACTTTACCAGAAAGAACGAAAATTCAAATTTTAGCTCCCATTGTGTATCAAAAAAAGGGCCAACATAAAAAAGTTTTTGAATTGATTCAAAAAGAAGGCTACGTCCGGGTACGCGTAGATGGTGAAATCTACGACATCAGTGAAGTACCAGAACTAGAAAAGAATTTGAAACATGAAATTGCCATTGTAATTGACCGCATTGTGGTTAAAGATGGGATTCGTTCTCGCCTATTTGATTCCTTTGAAGCTGCTTTACATTTGGCAAAAGGTTATGCTGTAGTAGATGTAATCGGTCAAGAAGAAAAATTATTCAGTGAACACTACTCTTGTCCGTATTGCGGATTTACTGTAGGAGAATTGGAACCACGTCTATTTTCTTTTAATGCACCTTTTGGAGCTTGTCCTGAGTGTGATGGCCTTGGGGTTAAATTGGAAGTGGATTTGGATTTAGTGATTCCTGATCAAAGTAAAACACTAAGAGAAGGAGCGATTGTTCCTTGGAATCCAATTAGTTCACAATATTATCCAGAAATGTTAGCACAAGCCTGTGATAGTTTTGGAATTGATTTAGATACACCTTTTGAAAAATTACCCGAAGAACAACAACAAATCGTTTTACGCGGTTCAAATGGTGAGACTTTCCATTTTCATTATGAAAATGACTTTGGCGGTATCAGAGATGTAGAGGTGCCTTTTGAAGGCGTTTTGACAAATATTAAACGGCGATATCATGAAACCAATAGTGATTTTACCCGTGACCAGATGCGACTTTATATGACAGAACTTACGTGTGAAGCTTGTCATGGTTATCGTTTAAATCCACAGGCATTATCGGTCCAAGTTAATGGTACCCATATTGGTGAAGTCAGTGAAAAGGCTATTCATGGAGCGTTAAACTTTTTTGAAACTGTGAGACTGACAGAACAAGAACAAATGATTGCTAAACCAATTTTAAAAGAGATTGGCGATCGCTTGAACTTTTTACAAAATGTTGGTTTGGATTACTTAACGTTAAGTCGCGCTGCTGGGACATTGTCTGGTGGTGAAGCGCAACGAATTCGTTTGGCCACTCAAATTGGTTCGAACTTATCTGGGGTATTGTATATTTTAGATGAACCTTCTATTGGTTTGCACCAACGAGACAATGATCGCCTGTTAGATTCGCTGCGGAAGATGCGTGATTTAGGAAATACTTTAATCGTGGTGGAACACGATGAGGATACCATGCGGGCTGCTGATTATTTGATTGATGTCGGTCCTGGTGCTGGCGCACAAGGTGGGGAAATTGTCGCTGCTGGTACGCCAGCAGAAGTTGCCGCAAATCCTAATTCGATTACTGGTCAGTATTTATCAGGTAAAAAGGTCATTTCCGTACCTGAACAACGGCGAAAAGGTAATGGCAACAAATTAAAGATTACCGGTGCCGCAGAAAACAACTTAAAAAATGTAAACGTCGAATTTCCTTTAGGTAAATTCATTGCAGTTACTGGTGTTTCTGGTTCTGGAAAGTCAACCTTAGTGAATGAAATTTTGAAAAAAGCCTTGGCACAAAAAATTAACCGTAACTCCAACAAGCCAGGGAAATTCAAAAAAATGACCGGCTATGAGTCAATTGAAAAAATAATTGATATCGATCAAAGTCCAATTGGACGTACACCACGCAGTAACCCAGCTACTTATACTAGTGTCTTTGACGATGTTCGTGATTTATTTGCCAAAACCAATGAGGCAAAGATTCGAGGTTATAAAAAAGGACGATTTAGCTTTAACGTAAAAGGTGGTCGTTGTGAAGCCTGCCGCGGTGATGGGATTATTAAAATTGAAATGCATTTTTTGCCAGACGTATATGTTCCGTGTGAAGTATGTCATGGGAAACGGTATAATTCTGAAACCTTAGAAGTTCATTACAAAGGTAAAAATATTGCTGAAATTTTAGATATGACAGTAGAAGATGCGGTGGAATTCTTCAAACATATTCCAAAAATTCATCGCAAATTACAAACAATTGTGGATGTCGGTTTGGGCTACGTTACCCTTGGTCAACCTGCAACAACTTTATCAGGTGGAGAAGCGCAGCGGATGAAGTTAGCCAGTGAATTGCATAAAAACTCCAATGGAAAAAGTTTTTACATTTTGGATGAACCAACTACTGGGCTTCATACAGATGATATTGCGCGTTTACTAAAAGTTTTGGAACGGTTAGCTGACGCAGGAAATACAGTTTTGGTGATTGAACATAACTTAGATGTCATTAAGTCAGCCGATCACGTGATTGACCTTGGTCCAGAAGGCGGCGATGGTGGTGGTATGATTATTGCCAAAGGGACCCCTGAACAAATTGCTAAAGTAAAAGAAAGCTACACAGGTCACTACTTGAAAAAAGTTTTAGTTTAA
- a CDS encoding amino acid racemase produces the protein MENFFSILGGMGTQATESFVRLLNHRTVTHKDQDYLNYVLFNHATVPDRTAYILDSTAENPLPFLLDDIAKQNLLKPNFIVLTCNTAHYFFETLQAATEIPILHMPREAAIEMSRRQKGGKVAFLGTEGSVKAGVYQRELEKVGFEVMLPESKLQQKVNDLIYRDIKENDFLNKELYYEILAEAIEECGCASAVLGCTELSLMEEFATDNPYNVVDAQSILVDRTIERALADRKKS, from the coding sequence GTGGAAAACTTTTTTAGTATTTTAGGTGGGATGGGCACGCAAGCAACCGAAAGTTTTGTTCGTTTGTTGAACCATCGTACTGTTACCCATAAAGATCAGGATTATTTAAATTATGTTTTGTTTAATCATGCTACTGTTCCTGACCGTACGGCGTACATTTTAGATTCAACAGCAGAAAATCCATTACCTTTTTTATTGGATGATATTGCCAAGCAAAATTTATTAAAACCGAATTTTATTGTTTTAACTTGTAATACAGCCCATTACTTTTTTGAAACATTACAAGCTGCAACAGAGATTCCAATTTTGCATATGCCAAGAGAGGCAGCTATTGAGATGAGTCGCCGACAAAAAGGGGGCAAAGTTGCTTTTTTAGGTACCGAGGGCAGTGTAAAAGCCGGAGTCTACCAACGGGAACTGGAAAAAGTTGGCTTTGAAGTGATGTTGCCTGAAAGTAAGTTACAACAAAAAGTAAATGATTTAATTTATCGTGATATTAAAGAAAATGATTTTTTAAATAAGGAACTCTATTACGAAATTTTGGCCGAAGCAATTGAAGAGTGTGGCTGCGCCAGCGCCGTTTTAGGCTGTACAGAATTATCCTTAATGGAAGAATTCGCTACAGACAATCCTTACAATGTGGTTGATGCGCAGTCGATTTTAGTTGATCGAACAATTGAACGCGCGTTAGCAGATCGTAAAAAGAGCTGA